One Euphorbia lathyris chromosome 1, ddEupLath1.1, whole genome shotgun sequence DNA segment encodes these proteins:
- the LOC136226816 gene encoding leucine-rich repeat receptor-like protein kinase TDR, whose protein sequence is MKPPFLFFFFFFFYFLHSVSATTLPLQLQALLSLKSSLQDPLSTFHDWDPATQPSSKPGFRGPVWCSWSGIKCDQTTARIIRLDLSGRGLSGVMPVEFRYLKSLIHLNLSANNFEGPLPPVLFELTELRSIDISHNSFNSTFPSGISKLKFLRVFQAYSNNFTGSLPTEFVSLSFLERLNLTGSYFEGEIPVDYGGFPRLKFIGLAGNLLEGPIPPQLGFLSQLERMEMGYNKLINGGIPEEFALLTNLRYLDVSSCSLTGHLPPQLGKLKKLEMLLLFQNNFTGEIPLSFTKLKSLKVLDLSDNHLTGTIPVGLSSLKELTRLSLMENQLTGEIPEGIGELPYLDTLSVWNNKFTGALPQKLGSNGKLLWLDVSNNSLSGPIPPNLCYGNKLFKLLLFSNKFIGSLPKSLANCTSLYRFRIQDNQINGSIPNGFGRLENLTFMDLSKNNFAGEIPEDLGNAPQLQYLNISANSFYSKLPSNIWKSPNLQVFIASSSKITGEIPNFIGCSILYKIELHDNSLNGTIPWDIGHCEKLLSLNLSHNSLTGIIPWEISALPSITDLDLSHNNLAGSIPSNFENCTTLENFNVSFNRLTGPIPGSGSVLPNLHPSSFSGNDGLCGRVLAKPCAADTLLSPEVHGGQQPKKTAGAIMWIMAAAFGIGLFVLVAGTRCFRTNYSRKFTDEREIGPWKLTAFQRLNFTADDVLECLSMTDKILGMGSTGTVYKAEMPGGEIIAVKKLWGKNKENIRRRRGVLAEVEVLGNVRHRNIVRLLGCCSNRECTMLLYEYMPNGNLEDLLHGKNKGENLVADWFTRYKIALGVAQGICYLHHDCDPVIVHRDLKPSNILLDGEMEARVADFGVAKLIQSDESMSVIAGSYGYIAPEYAYTLQVDEKSDIYSYGVVLMEIIAGKKSVDAVFGDGNSIVDWVRSKIKHKNGINDILDKNAGASIASVREEMMQMLRIALLCTSRNPADRPSMRDVVLMLQEAKPKRKLPGSVVSSVVGGDDLVTAAGGAIAQKPIVEVEC, encoded by the exons ATGAAaccccctttccttttcttcttcttcttcttcttttactTTCTTCACTCTGTCTCTGCTACTACTCTGCCTCTTCAGCTTCAAGCTCTTCTTTCTCTTAAATCTTCCCTCCAAGATCCTTTGTCCACATTTCATGACTGGGATCCTGCCACTCAACCCTCTTCTAAACCTGGTTTCAGAGGCCCTGTTTGGTGTTCTTGGTCTGGCATTAAATGTGACCAAACAACAGCTCGAATAATAAGGCTTGATCTCTCCGGCAGGGGTCTTTCTGGTGTCATGCCGGTTGAATTCCGCTACTTGAAGAGCTTAATCCACTTGAATTTGAGTGCTAATAACTTTGAAGGGCCTCTACCACCGGTTCTTTTTGAGTTGACGGAGCTTAGGAGTATTGATATCAGTCACAACAGCTTTAATTCGACTTTCCCATCTGGAATTTCGAAGTTGAAGTTCTTAAGAGTCTTTCAAGCATACAGCAATAATTTCACTGGTTCATTGCCAACGGAGTTTGTCTCCTTATCTTTCTTGGAGCGGCTCAACCTCACTGGAAGCTATTTTGAAGGAGAAATTCCGGTTGATTATGGAGGTTTTCCTAGATTGAAGTTTATAGGTTTGGCTGGAAATTTGTTAGAAGGGCCTATACCACCTCAATTAGGATTTCTGAGCCAGCTTGAGCGGATGGAGATGGGATACAATAAGCTTATTAATGGAGGAATACCGGAGGAGTTTGCATTGTTAACTAATCTCCGGTATCTTGATGTCTCAAGTTGTTCACTCACTGGTCATCTCCCTCCTCAACTTGGAAAGCTAAAGAAACTTGAAATGCTGTTACTGTTTCAGAACAATTTTACTGGTGAAATTCCGTTGAGTTTTACGAAATTGAAGTCTCTGAAGGTGCTTGATTTGTCTGATAATCATCTGACCGGTACGATTCCGGTGGGATTATCTTCTTTGAAAGAGTTAACCAGGCTGAGCTTGATGGAAAATCAACTCACAGGCGAAATACCGGAAGGAATTGGTGAGTTGCCATATCTAGACACTCTAAGTGTCTGGAACAACAAGTTTACCGGTGCTCTTCCTCAGAAGCTAGGCTCTAATGGCAAGTTACTATGGCTTGATGTATCCAATAACTCTCTCAGTGGTCCAATTCCACCAAATCTCTGCTATGGAAACAAGCTCTTTAAGCTCTTACTCTTCTCCAACAAATTCATTGGAAGTCTACCGAAGTCTCTAGCAAACTGTACCTCTCTGTACAGGTTCCGAATCCAAGACAATCAAATCAACGGTTCAATTCCAAATGGCTTTGGGCGTTTGGAGAATTTAACTTTCATGGACCTCAGCAAGAACAACTTCGCAGGTGAAATTCCTGAGGATCTTGGCAATGCACCGCAGCTGCAGTACCTGAATATATCAGCGAACTCGTTCTACAGCAAATTGCCAAGCAACATATGGAAATCGCCGAATTTACAGGTTTTTATAGCGAGTTCAAGTAAAATCACCGGCGAAATCCCCAATTTCATCGGCTGCAGCATCTTATACAAGATTGAATTACATGATAATTCGTTGAATGGTACCATACCTTGGGATATTGGTCACTGCGAGAAGCTACTCAGTTTAAATTTGAGCCACAATTCCCTCACCGGCATAATTCCATGGGAAATATCTGCCCTACCATCTATTACCGATCTCGATCTTTCTCACAACAACCTCGCCGGCTCAATCCCTTCCAATTTCGAGAACTGCACAACATTGGAGAATTTCAATGTGTCGTTCAATCGCTTAACAGGACCAATTCCCGGCTCAGGTTCGGTACTTCCTAACTTGCATCCGTCTTCATTTTCCGGCAACGATGGCCTTTGCGGCCGCGTTTTGGCCAAACCATGCGCTGCGGACACACTTTTATCGCCAGAGGTCCACGGTGGTCAGCAGCCGAAGAAGACCGCAGGGGCGATTATGTGGATTATGGCCGCTGCATTTGGCATTGGCTTATTCGTGCTGGTAGCCGGAACCAGATGCTTCCGTACAAATTACAGCCGGAAGTTCACCGACGAACGCGAGATCGGACCGTGGAAATTAACCGCCTTCCAACGATTGAATTTTACGGCTGATGATGTGCTGGAATGTCTCTCCATGACGGATAAGATCTTAGGGATGGGGTCAACAGGTACTGTGTACAAAGCTGAGATGCCAGGTGGCGAGATCATAGCGGTTAAAAAGCTGTGGGGTAAGAATAAAGAGAATATCCGACGGAGGAGAGGGGTTTTAGCTGAGGTGGAAGTGTTGGGGAATGTGAGGCACCGAAATATAGTGAGATTGTTAGGGTGCTGCAGCAACAGGGAGTGTACGATGCTCCTCTATGAATATATGCCAAACGGTAATTTAGAAGATTTACTACACGGAAAGAACAAAGGGGAAAATCTAGTAGCGGACTGGTTCACAAGATATAAAATTGCTCTCGGTGTAGCTCAGGGGATCTGCTATCTTCACCATGATTGTGATCCGGTGATCGTTCACCGAGATCTCAAGCCTAGTAATATACTATTAGACGGTGAAATGGAGGCTAGAGTCGCCGATTTTGGGGTCGCCAAATTGATCCAAAGCGACGAGTCTATGTCGGTGATTGCTGGCTCCTACGGTTACATTGCACCTG AATATGCTTACACTTTACAGGTGGATGAAAAGAGCGATATTTATAGTTATGGGGTAGTGTTAATGGAGATTATTGCCGGAAAAAAATCAGTGGATGCTGTGTTTGGGGATGGTAATAGCATAGTGGACTGGGTAAGGTCTAAAATTAAGCATAAAAATGGTATCAATGACATTTTGGACAAGAATGCAGGGGCATCAATTGCTTCTGTCAGGGAAGAAATGATGCAAATGCTTAGAATTGCATTGCTTTGTACTAGCCGGAATCCGGCCGACCGGCCCTCGATGAGGGATGTTGTGCTGATGCTACAAGAAGCTAAGCCAAAGAGAAAATTGCCTGGAAGTGTAGTTAGTAGTGTTGTGGGGGGCGATGATTTAGTTACTGCTGCTGGTGGTGCTATTGCACAAAAGCCTATTGTGGAAGTTGAAtgttaa
- the LOC136227116 gene encoding QWRF motif-containing protein 7 isoform X1, with translation MGHPITRRPAAPSPPVLVRSRSGSEKDSISSTINTSQRFTTTTTTTRSKSTTKSRSSSQRFSTRISESKDSSGDRESDGFVRFLQRGTSPRNSPATNKMPKSTSTTSPSAWALSPGRSLYNNMFPPEKLPAVSGDRGKVKGVSGVLKFFKQKKVSPVLEDEYHRFRVLHNRLMQWKFVNAKAEATMSSVKTVAEDRLFHVWLRIPNVRSVIVENRIEIQKMKHHMKLCGIIHRQMSLLNNWDKIESKNCEAVSRITRKVSALSLIMPLVDDAKGDVESIYKAMSRAMEIMGNIVVTITKFLSQVEKNLYLLTELTTTLQHQDEILGDIEEIITMLAPPFAWERSLRVQLIQLVKE, from the exons ATGGGTCACCCTATAACACGGCGGCCGGCGGCGCCATCACCACCAGTCCTTGTTCGCAGCAGAAGCGGATCGGAAAAAGATTCAATTAGTTCCACCATTAACACAAGCCAAAGattcaccaccaccaccaccaccacaagATCAAAATCAACAACTAAATCACGAAGCAGTAGCCAAAGATTCAGCACCAGAATCTCAGAGAGTAAAGATTCTTCAGGTGATCGGGAATCAGATGGATTTGTTAGGTTCTTACAACGTGGTACTAGTCCTAGAAATTCTCCAGCAACTAATAAGATGCCGAAGTCAACGTCAACTACTTCTCCTTCAGCTTGGGCATTATCTCCTGGAAGATCATTGTATAATAATATGTTTCCGCCGGAGAAGTTGCCGGCGGTGAGTGGAGATAGAGGGAAAGTGAAGGGAGTGAGTGGTGTTTTGAAGTTTTTTAAGCAAAAGAAAGTATCGCCGGTGCTGGAGGATGAGTATCATAGATTTAGGGTATTGCATAATAGGTTGATGCAATGGAAGTTTGTGAATGCTAAGGCTGAGGCTACTATGTCTTCTGTCAAAACTGTTGCAGAG GATAGGTTATTTCATGTTTGGCTGAGAATACCGAATGTAAGAAGTGTGATAGTAGAAAATAGAATAGAAATTCAGAAAATGAAGCACCATATGAAGTTATGTGGAATTATACATAGACAGATGAGTCTGTTGAATAATTGGGATAAAATAGAGAGTAAAAATTGCGAAGCAGTGAGCAGGATTACAAGAAAAGTTTCTGCATTATCTCTCATCATGCCCTTAGTTGATGACGCAAAG GGAGATGTGGAATCCATATACAAAGCAATGAGCAGAGCTATGGAAATAATGGGTAACATAGTAGTCACGATTACTAAATTTCTCTCACAGGTAGAGAAAAATCTTTATCTGCTCACAGAGCTTACAACCACACTACAACATCAAGATGAGATCTTAGGGGATATCGAAGAGATAATAACCATGCTTGCTCCACCTTTT GCATGGGAGAGAAGTTTAAGAGTACAGCTGATACAACTAGTTAAGGAATGA
- the LOC136227116 gene encoding QWRF motif-containing protein 7 isoform X2, translating to MGHPITRRPAAPSPPVLVRSRSGSEKDSISSTINTSQRFTTTTTTTRSKSTTKSRSSSQRFSTRISESKDSSGDRESDGFVRFLQRGTSPRNSPATNKMPKSTSTTSPSAWALSPGRSLYNNMFPPEKLPAVSGDRGKVKGVSGVLKFFKQKKVSPVLEDEYHRFRVLHNRLMQWKFVNAKAEATMSSVKTVAEDRLFHVWLRIPNVRSVIVENRIEIQKMKHHMKLCGIIHRQMSLLNNWDKIESKNCEAVSRITRKVSALSLIMPLVDDAKVEKNLYLLTELTTTLQHQDEILGDIEEIITMLAPPFAWERSLRVQLIQLVKE from the exons ATGGGTCACCCTATAACACGGCGGCCGGCGGCGCCATCACCACCAGTCCTTGTTCGCAGCAGAAGCGGATCGGAAAAAGATTCAATTAGTTCCACCATTAACACAAGCCAAAGattcaccaccaccaccaccaccacaagATCAAAATCAACAACTAAATCACGAAGCAGTAGCCAAAGATTCAGCACCAGAATCTCAGAGAGTAAAGATTCTTCAGGTGATCGGGAATCAGATGGATTTGTTAGGTTCTTACAACGTGGTACTAGTCCTAGAAATTCTCCAGCAACTAATAAGATGCCGAAGTCAACGTCAACTACTTCTCCTTCAGCTTGGGCATTATCTCCTGGAAGATCATTGTATAATAATATGTTTCCGCCGGAGAAGTTGCCGGCGGTGAGTGGAGATAGAGGGAAAGTGAAGGGAGTGAGTGGTGTTTTGAAGTTTTTTAAGCAAAAGAAAGTATCGCCGGTGCTGGAGGATGAGTATCATAGATTTAGGGTATTGCATAATAGGTTGATGCAATGGAAGTTTGTGAATGCTAAGGCTGAGGCTACTATGTCTTCTGTCAAAACTGTTGCAGAG GATAGGTTATTTCATGTTTGGCTGAGAATACCGAATGTAAGAAGTGTGATAGTAGAAAATAGAATAGAAATTCAGAAAATGAAGCACCATATGAAGTTATGTGGAATTATACATAGACAGATGAGTCTGTTGAATAATTGGGATAAAATAGAGAGTAAAAATTGCGAAGCAGTGAGCAGGATTACAAGAAAAGTTTCTGCATTATCTCTCATCATGCCCTTAGTTGATGACGCAAAG GTAGAGAAAAATCTTTATCTGCTCACAGAGCTTACAACCACACTACAACATCAAGATGAGATCTTAGGGGATATCGAAGAGATAATAACCATGCTTGCTCCACCTTTT GCATGGGAGAGAAGTTTAAGAGTACAGCTGATACAACTAGTTAAGGAATGA